From Streptosporangium album, the proteins below share one genomic window:
- a CDS encoding sensor histidine kinase, translating into MRFADRWSVRTRLTLFTSAAVGALCLAFSIALLLTMRQMATQDLTEEVTATGELTAYYVDRGEIDNTLPPIPNNLIRPIQVVDPQGRVVAATSDFQNKPAMTHFAPRPPHRVASTVVCDSVFGPGRCDIVVAQQAYHNGDWTVYTAAPTLPFYVYPALAAFLIAGTVVFTIAVAYGARRIITTSLKPVDEIRAQLDEIHSTDLGRRVPVPTPNDEICKLAQSTNFTLDRLEGALEQQRRFSSDASHELRTPITAIRAQVEDALMAPEDTDIPTLCHAVLPSLDRLQSLASDLLALTHLDAGSSGEPQRLDLSELVAAELDNRRPTKKIIRNLAPEVIVKGDRSRLSQLITELVDNAERHASSTITLTVRRQDSHSAHSARFPAGAAVLEVLDDGGGIPQDQRAAIFQRFARLDTARSRHAGGIGLGLPLAQQIAKNHGGTLTIQDSDRGAQFVVRLPLST; encoded by the coding sequence ATGAGGTTTGCGGATAGATGGTCAGTCAGAACCCGCCTGACGCTGTTCACCAGCGCGGCGGTGGGGGCGCTCTGCCTCGCGTTCTCCATCGCCCTGTTGTTGACCATGCGCCAGATGGCCACTCAGGACCTCACTGAAGAGGTGACCGCGACGGGAGAGCTGACCGCTTACTACGTCGATCGCGGAGAGATCGACAACACGCTCCCCCCCATTCCGAACAACCTGATCCGCCCCATCCAAGTAGTTGATCCTCAAGGAAGGGTGGTTGCGGCGACCAGCGATTTCCAGAACAAGCCGGCCATGACCCATTTTGCTCCACGGCCGCCGCACCGAGTGGCCAGCACCGTCGTCTGTGATTCCGTCTTCGGGCCGGGCCGTTGCGACATCGTGGTCGCGCAGCAGGCGTACCACAACGGCGACTGGACTGTTTACACCGCCGCGCCGACACTCCCCTTCTATGTTTATCCGGCCTTGGCGGCCTTCTTGATCGCGGGAACGGTCGTCTTCACGATCGCCGTGGCCTACGGCGCGCGGCGCATCATCACCACCTCGCTCAAGCCCGTGGACGAGATCCGGGCACAGCTCGATGAAATCCACAGCACCGACCTGGGCCGTCGCGTCCCGGTTCCCACGCCCAATGATGAGATTTGCAAGCTGGCCCAGAGCACCAACTTCACCCTGGACCGGTTGGAAGGTGCGCTGGAGCAACAGCGCCGGTTCAGCTCCGACGCCTCTCATGAGCTGCGTACCCCCATCACGGCCATCCGCGCGCAGGTGGAGGACGCGCTCATGGCGCCGGAGGACACCGACATACCCACGCTGTGCCATGCCGTGCTGCCGAGCCTGGATCGTCTGCAGTCGCTCGCATCGGACCTGCTGGCCCTCACCCACCTCGACGCCGGCTCGTCGGGTGAGCCCCAGCGCCTCGATCTGAGTGAACTCGTCGCCGCAGAGCTGGACAACCGTCGTCCGACCAAGAAGATCATCCGTAACCTGGCGCCCGAGGTGATCGTCAAGGGTGACCGGTCCCGGCTGAGCCAACTGATCACTGAGCTGGTCGATAACGCAGAGCGCCACGCCTCATCCACCATCACGCTTACCGTACGGCGGCAAGACAGCCACTCGGCGCACAGCGCGCGGTTCCCCGCCGGTGCCGCGGTGTTGGAAGTGCTCGACGACGGCGGGGGGATCCCCCAGGACCAGCGCGCGGCGATCTTCCAGCGGTTTGCCCGGCTCGACACCGCCCGCAGCAGGCACGCCGGAGGCATCGGCCTCGGCCTTCCCCTCGCCCAGCAGATCGCCAAGAACCACGGTGGCACGCTGACCATTCAAGACAGTGACCGTGGCGCACAGTTCGTCGTCCGCCTTCCGCTCTCCACGTAG
- a CDS encoding CAP domain-containing protein, with the protein MLTKSICPRCDVYATAPYVTSAGKIQASAARLGCKDTALVRVRIKRAEAGPDPVVRSGAKRGNNGRVTVTLRCTPGVYYTVVTDYRGHSGTSKAARLSCAPAGTPSPTPTATPTAAPTTTATPTPTPTATAKPTAPPPAGTVGTADENEVLRLVNVERAKGGCQPLKHDAQLRKAAYDHSADMAAQNYFSHTSQDGRSFMDRIRGAGFTGGSGWAENIAAR; encoded by the coding sequence TTGCTGACAAAGAGCATCTGTCCCCGATGCGACGTGTACGCGACCGCTCCCTACGTCACATCCGCAGGAAAGATCCAGGCATCCGCCGCCCGGCTCGGCTGTAAGGACACCGCCCTGGTCCGCGTCCGGATCAAGCGCGCCGAGGCCGGTCCCGATCCGGTCGTCAGGAGCGGGGCCAAGAGGGGGAACAACGGGCGGGTCACCGTCACGCTGCGGTGTACCCCCGGCGTCTACTACACGGTCGTCACCGACTACCGCGGCCACTCCGGCACGTCCAAGGCGGCTCGGCTGTCCTGCGCCCCGGCGGGAACCCCCTCCCCCACACCCACCGCCACACCCACCGCGGCCCCCACCACGACGGCCACCCCCACGCCGACCCCCACCGCGACGGCCAAGCCCACGGCGCCTCCGCCCGCCGGCACGGTCGGCACCGCCGACGAGAACGAGGTCCTGCGGCTGGTCAACGTGGAGCGGGCGAAGGGCGGGTGCCAGCCGCTCAAGCACGACGCGCAGCTCCGCAAGGCCGCCTACGACCACTCGGCCGACATGGCGGCCCAGAACTACTTCAGCCACACCTCCCAGGACGGCCGCAGCTTCATGGACCGCATCCGGGGAGCCGGCTTCACCGGCGGATCGGGCTGGGCGGAGAACATCGCCGCCAGGTAG
- the ilvC gene encoding ketol-acid reductoisomerase → MFYDDQADLSIIQGRHVAVLGYGSQGHAHALSLRDSGVDVRVGLPEGSKSREKAEADGLRVVTPAEAVEEADLTMILAPDHIQRHLYAEHVAPNLVEGDALFFGHGLNIRYGLIEAPEGVDVAMVAPKGPGHLVRRQYTAGRGVPCLVAVEKDASGTAWDLALSYAKGIGGTRAGALKTTFTEETETDLFGEQAVLCGGVSELIKVGFETLVEAGYQPEVAYFECLHEMKLIVDLMYEGGISKMYWSVSDTAEYGGYSRGPRVVTQETKKEMQRILAEIQSGEFAKELVDEFDSGQKKFTAYREELAKHPIEKTGAKLRPMMSWLK, encoded by the coding sequence ATCTTCTACGACGACCAGGCCGACCTGTCGATCATCCAGGGCCGGCATGTGGCCGTTCTGGGATACGGCAGCCAGGGGCACGCCCACGCCCTGTCCCTGCGTGACTCCGGCGTGGACGTCCGGGTCGGTCTGCCCGAGGGCTCCAAGAGCCGCGAGAAGGCCGAGGCCGACGGTCTGCGGGTGGTCACCCCCGCCGAGGCCGTCGAAGAGGCCGACCTGACGATGATCCTGGCGCCGGACCACATCCAGCGTCACCTCTACGCCGAGCATGTGGCCCCGAACCTCGTCGAGGGTGACGCCCTCTTCTTCGGCCACGGCCTCAACATCCGCTACGGCCTCATCGAAGCCCCCGAGGGCGTGGACGTGGCCATGGTCGCTCCGAAGGGCCCCGGTCACCTCGTCCGCCGCCAGTACACCGCGGGCCGCGGCGTGCCGTGTCTCGTCGCCGTCGAGAAGGACGCCAGTGGCACGGCCTGGGACCTCGCGCTGTCCTATGCCAAGGGCATCGGCGGCACCCGCGCCGGCGCGCTGAAGACGACCTTCACCGAGGAGACCGAGACGGACCTCTTCGGCGAGCAGGCCGTTCTCTGCGGCGGCGTGTCCGAGCTGATCAAGGTCGGCTTCGAGACCCTGGTCGAGGCCGGTTACCAGCCCGAGGTCGCCTACTTCGAGTGCCTTCACGAGATGAAGCTGATCGTCGACCTGATGTACGAGGGCGGCATCTCCAAGATGTACTGGTCGGTCTCCGACACCGCCGAGTACGGCGGCTACTCCCGTGGTCCGCGCGTCGTGACGCAGGAGACCAAGAAGGAGATGCAGCGCATCCTCGCCGAGATCCAGTCCGGCGAGTTCGCCAAGGAGCTCGTGGACGAGTTCGACAGCGGTCAGAAGAAGTTCACCGCCTACCGCGAGGAGCTGGCCAAGCACCCGATCGAGAAGACCGGTGCCAAGCTGCGCCCGATGATGAGCTGGCTCAAGTAG
- the ilvN gene encoding acetolactate synthase small subunit: MSRHTLSVLVENKPGVLARVASLFSRRGFNIDSLAVGPTEHEDISRMTIVVNVEELPLEQVTKQLNKLVNVLKIVELDPAQAVQRELTLIKVRADADNRSSVLELVNLFRARCVDVAPDAVTIEVTGTPDKLQAFIKLLEPFGIKELVQSGMVAIGRGARSITDRSLRALDRTA; encoded by the coding sequence ATGAGCAGGCACACGCTCTCCGTGCTGGTGGAGAACAAGCCCGGCGTGCTCGCGCGCGTCGCGTCGCTGTTCAGCCGCCGGGGGTTCAACATCGACTCGCTGGCGGTCGGGCCGACCGAGCACGAGGACATCTCGCGGATGACCATCGTGGTCAACGTCGAGGAGCTGCCCCTTGAGCAGGTCACCAAGCAGCTCAACAAACTGGTCAACGTACTCAAGATCGTGGAGCTCGACCCGGCGCAGGCCGTGCAGCGCGAGCTCACTCTGATCAAGGTGCGTGCCGACGCCGACAACCGCTCCAGCGTGCTGGAACTGGTCAACCTCTTCCGCGCGCGCTGCGTTGACGTCGCTCCTGACGCGGTGACCATAGAGGTCACCGGGACGCCCGACAAGCTACAGGCCTTCATCAAGCTCCTGGAGCCGTTCGGCATCAAGGAGCTGGTCCAGTCGGGCATGGTGGCCATCGGCCGCGGTGCCCGTTCCATCACCGACCGTTCTCTCCGGGCCCTGGACCGGACTGCGTAA